TGGGTAACGACATGGATAAAGAGGCCCGCGAACGTGGCTTCACTATCTATCTACCTGGTCGTAACATTCCAATGCTACCACGCGAACTAAGTGATGAACTTTGTTCACTAATGGAAAACGAAAAGCGACCAGCTATTTGTTGTCGCGTAAACGTAAGCAAAGATGGCGTGATCAGTGATGACATCACTTTCTTTGCAGCATGGATCCAGTCTCAAGCCCGCCTTGCCTACGATAATATCTCTGATCTGATCGAGAATGGCGAATGTGAAGGCTTTGCCCCAAATGACATTATCCGTCAGCAAATCGATGTTCTACACGCATTTGCTAATGCACGCAGTGACTGGCGCGCAAACAATGCGGTCGTATTCCCAGATCGCCCAGATTACCGCTTCGAACTTAGCGAAGACAATGATGTCATCGCTATTCATACTGACCCTCGCCGTACTGCTAACCGCATGGTTGAAGAGGCAATGATCACTGCTAATATTTGTGCGGGTCGTGTGCTTCGCGATAAATTTGGTTTAGGTGTATTCAATACTCACGCAGGTTTCAACCCTGAGAAAATTGACACTGCGATGGATTTCCTGACCAAAGCAGAAGCGCCATTTACTAAAGAAGAAATTGAAACCTTATCTGGTTTCAGTGCTCTTCGTCGTTGGCTAAATGAACAAGACACCACGTACTTGGACAACCGCCTCCGTAAATTCCAAGCATACAGTGAAGTAGGCAACCTACCTGCACCTCACTATGCAATGGGCTTAGATGTTTACGCAACTTGGACATCACCTATCCGTAAATACGGTGACATGATTAACCACCGCCTACTAAAAGCTGTCATTACAGGTAACGAAGCAAGCCAGAAACCGGACGACACTGTGGGTGATGAAATCGCCGCGCACCGTCGTTTCCACCGCATGGCAGAACGCGATGTATCTGATTGGTTATACGTGCGCCTATTGTCAAACGCAGTAAAAGAAGAAACCGTCTTTACAGGCGAAATTTTTGATATTAACCGTGCAGGCATGCGTGTTCGCCTAATCGAAAATGGTGCAGCGGCATTTATCCCTGGTTCATTAATTGTTGATAACAAAGAGCGCATCGAATGTAGCGGTGAACTTGGCGTCGTCAATATTGATAAAGTACGCGAATATCAACTGGGTGATAGCTTTGAAGTTAAACTGACTGAAGTGCGTACTGCAACACGTCAACTTGTCGCGCGCCCTGTACAGCAATTCCCAGCACCTAAAGCTGAGGTCAGCGTAGAAGAAAAAGCATAATCTTCCACTGCTATGGAAAAAAGCCGACATCATGTCGGCTTTTTTGTACCCTACCATCAATTCCCACAACAAAACAATGTGACCCTTGATGTAATTGTACTCAATGACA
The nucleotide sequence above comes from Photobacterium swingsii. Encoded proteins:
- a CDS encoding exoribonuclease II, producing the protein MFQDNPLLAQLKKQIQETLPKKEGTIKATDRGFGFLELDNSKDSIFIPPTYMKNVMHGDRVIAVIRTEKEREVAEPQELVEQSLTRFIGRVKLIRSRLHVMPDHPQLKDAIKARAIKGLNPESLKEGDWVVANLNNHPLDTTKDAKNKAFSCVVKEKITDSGDKIAPWWVTLARHNLPNAEPAPQESWSMLDEGLERQDLTHVPFITIDGESTKDMDDALYTEQKEDGSFDITIAIADPTSYIEVGNDMDKEARERGFTIYLPGRNIPMLPRELSDELCSLMENEKRPAICCRVNVSKDGVISDDITFFAAWIQSQARLAYDNISDLIENGECEGFAPNDIIRQQIDVLHAFANARSDWRANNAVVFPDRPDYRFELSEDNDVIAIHTDPRRTANRMVEEAMITANICAGRVLRDKFGLGVFNTHAGFNPEKIDTAMDFLTKAEAPFTKEEIETLSGFSALRRWLNEQDTTYLDNRLRKFQAYSEVGNLPAPHYAMGLDVYATWTSPIRKYGDMINHRLLKAVITGNEASQKPDDTVGDEIAAHRRFHRMAERDVSDWLYVRLLSNAVKEETVFTGEIFDINRAGMRVRLIENGAAAFIPGSLIVDNKERIECSGELGVVNIDKVREYQLGDSFEVKLTEVRTATRQLVARPVQQFPAPKAEVSVEEKA